Proteins encoded together in one Miscanthus floridulus cultivar M001 chromosome 16, ASM1932011v1, whole genome shotgun sequence window:
- the LOC136512564 gene encoding uncharacterized protein isoform X2 — protein MEYKARSTGTSGTSTKSFRDLYNMKYSGYLNDEPMPDATSEKEQGNEYFKQKKFADAIECYSRSIGLSPAAITFANRAMAYLKLRRFKEAEDDCTEALNLDDRYIKAYSRRITARKELGKLKEAMDDAEFAISLDPNNPELRKQYSEIKALHMEKMAKKVPMPAKLAVSGIDKTADVTSHPPTISQKDTIMEVDPPVRDAMKIRESAGGRSNGGSGVIINDNTMQPQGQDANQKPGPEVSVQDLAARAASRYMASTVKSIKTPKTAYDFEVSWRALSDDTAQQIQLLKSIPPASLPEIFKNALSAPFLIDIVKCAASIFWDDVALAVSILENLARVPRFDLIIMCLSSMHKSELRKIWDQVFLAEKASADQMGALKQLRGRYVPGGWQDSMLTLS, from the exons ATG GAATATAAGGCGAGATCTACTGGGACTTCAGGAACTTCCACTAAAAGTTTCCGTGATCTGTACAATATGAAGTACTCAGGCTACTTAAACGACGAACCGATGCCGGATGCTACATCGGAAAAGGAGCAG GGAAATGAGTATTTCAAACAGAAGAAGTTCGCTGATGCTATTGAGTGCTATTCCAGAAGTATTGGGCTGTCTCCTGCAGCAATCACATTTGCAAATAGAGCTATGGCGTATCTTAAACTAAGAAG ATTCAAGGAGGCAGAGGATGATTGCACTGAAGCTCTGAATCTGGATGATCGCTATATTAAAGCATACTCACGCCGAATTACTGCACGAAAAGAACTTGGGAAGCTTAAGGAGGCAATGGATG ATGCTGAATTTGCCATCAGTCTTGATCCAAACAATCCAGAGCTAAGGAAGCAGTATTCTGAGATAAAAGCTTTGCACATGGAG AAAATGGCTAAAAAGGTTCCAATGCCAGCTAAACTTGCAGTTTCTGGAATTGATAAAACTGCTGATGTCACTTCTCACCCACCGACCATCTCCCAGAAG GACACTATCATGGAAGTTGATCCGCCTGTTAGAGATGCAATGAAGATCAGAGAGAGTGCAGGCGGCAGGTCTAACGGAGGATCTGGAGTAATCATCAATGACAATACCATGCAG CCCCAAGGTCAAGATGCTAACCAGAAGCCTGGGCCAGAAGTTTCAGTTCAAGATCTTGCAGCCCGTGCTGCTTCACGGTATATGGCCAGCACTGTAAAAAGCATTAAGACACCAAAAACAGCTTATGACTTTGAAGTTTCTTGGAGAGCTCTTTCTGATGACACTGCCCAGCAAATACAGTTATTAAAG TCAATTCCACCAGCAAGCTTACCAGAGATTTTCAAGAACGCACTTTCTGCACCTTTTCTTATTGACATCGTGAAGTGTGCAGCCTCAATTTTCTG GGATGATGTGGCATTAGCTGTCAGTATTTTGGAGAATTTGGCTCGAGTTCCACGCTTTGACTTGATAATCATGTGCCTTTCATCCATGCACAAATCTG AACTGAGGAAGATATGGGATCAAGTATTCCTTGCTGAAAAAGCATCGGCTGATCAGATGGGAGCTCTTAAGCAGCTGCGAGGGAGATACGTTCCGGGAGGATGGCAGGATAGCATGCTCACTTTGAGttaa
- the LOC136512564 gene encoding uncharacterized protein isoform X1, whose product MEYKARSTGTSGTSTKSFRDLYNMKYSGYLNDEPMPDATSEKEQGNEYFKQKKFADAIECYSRSIGLSPAAITFANRAMAYLKLRRFKEAEDDCTEALNLDDRYIKAYSRRITARKELGKLKEAMDDAEFAISLDPNNPELRKQYSEIKALHMEKMAKKVPMPAKLAVSGIDKTADVTSHPPTISQKDTIMEVDPPVRDAMKIRESAGGRSNGGSGVIINDNTMQQPQGQDANQKPGPEVSVQDLAARAASRYMASTVKSIKTPKTAYDFEVSWRALSDDTAQQIQLLKSIPPASLPEIFKNALSAPFLIDIVKCAASIFWDDVALAVSILENLARVPRFDLIIMCLSSMHKSELRKIWDQVFLAEKASADQMGALKQLRGRYVPGGWQDSMLTLS is encoded by the exons ATG GAATATAAGGCGAGATCTACTGGGACTTCAGGAACTTCCACTAAAAGTTTCCGTGATCTGTACAATATGAAGTACTCAGGCTACTTAAACGACGAACCGATGCCGGATGCTACATCGGAAAAGGAGCAG GGAAATGAGTATTTCAAACAGAAGAAGTTCGCTGATGCTATTGAGTGCTATTCCAGAAGTATTGGGCTGTCTCCTGCAGCAATCACATTTGCAAATAGAGCTATGGCGTATCTTAAACTAAGAAG ATTCAAGGAGGCAGAGGATGATTGCACTGAAGCTCTGAATCTGGATGATCGCTATATTAAAGCATACTCACGCCGAATTACTGCACGAAAAGAACTTGGGAAGCTTAAGGAGGCAATGGATG ATGCTGAATTTGCCATCAGTCTTGATCCAAACAATCCAGAGCTAAGGAAGCAGTATTCTGAGATAAAAGCTTTGCACATGGAG AAAATGGCTAAAAAGGTTCCAATGCCAGCTAAACTTGCAGTTTCTGGAATTGATAAAACTGCTGATGTCACTTCTCACCCACCGACCATCTCCCAGAAG GACACTATCATGGAAGTTGATCCGCCTGTTAGAGATGCAATGAAGATCAGAGAGAGTGCAGGCGGCAGGTCTAACGGAGGATCTGGAGTAATCATCAATGACAATACCATGCAG CAGCCCCAAGGTCAAGATGCTAACCAGAAGCCTGGGCCAGAAGTTTCAGTTCAAGATCTTGCAGCCCGTGCTGCTTCACGGTATATGGCCAGCACTGTAAAAAGCATTAAGACACCAAAAACAGCTTATGACTTTGAAGTTTCTTGGAGAGCTCTTTCTGATGACACTGCCCAGCAAATACAGTTATTAAAG TCAATTCCACCAGCAAGCTTACCAGAGATTTTCAAGAACGCACTTTCTGCACCTTTTCTTATTGACATCGTGAAGTGTGCAGCCTCAATTTTCTG GGATGATGTGGCATTAGCTGTCAGTATTTTGGAGAATTTGGCTCGAGTTCCACGCTTTGACTTGATAATCATGTGCCTTTCATCCATGCACAAATCTG AACTGAGGAAGATATGGGATCAAGTATTCCTTGCTGAAAAAGCATCGGCTGATCAGATGGGAGCTCTTAAGCAGCTGCGAGGGAGATACGTTCCGGGAGGATGGCAGGATAGCATGCTCACTTTGAGttaa